In bacterium, the following are encoded in one genomic region:
- a CDS encoding RsmD family RNA methyltransferase: MSQKSLHIRPTSSLVRKVLFDTIATNVPGASFLDLFAGTGSVGLEALRRGASSGTFVESDRAVLRVLRSNIDLAGAEASCKVFPMDAISFLKRRCDLPEFDIIFADPPYEKGYLSILVHILFHRERLPRRALVIQVSRRELLGVELPVGFPIREKKIGDTILLLAAGHAVAGAVAGRAASKVQ, encoded by the coding sequence GTGTCGCAGAAATCATTACATATCAGGCCAACTTCCAGTCTCGTTCGGAAGGTTCTCTTCGACACCATAGCAACAAACGTCCCAGGCGCCTCGTTTCTGGACCTCTTCGCCGGGACCGGCTCGGTTGGGCTCGAGGCGCTTCGCAGGGGCGCCTCGTCGGGCACGTTTGTGGAGAGCGACCGGGCAGTCCTGAGGGTGCTTCGCTCGAACATTGACTTGGCGGGGGCCGAGGCGTCCTGCAAGGTATTCCCTATGGATGCTATCTCATTCCTCAAGCGAAGATGCGACCTGCCCGAGTTCGACATCATTTTCGCCGATCCACCTTATGAAAAGGGCTATCTCTCGATACTTGTCCACATCCTTTTTCATCGTGAGCGCTTGCCGAGACGGGCGTTAGTAATTCAGGTGTCGAGGCGCGAGCTGCTAGGAGTTGAGCTGCCAGTAGGCTTTCCAATTCGAGAGAAGAAGATCGGCGATACCATCCTCTTGCTGGCGGCAGGTCACGCAGTTGCAGGCGCGGTTGCCGGACGCGCCGCAAGCAAAGTCCAATAG